A DNA window from Shewanella baltica contains the following coding sequences:
- a CDS encoding LysR family transcriptional regulator: MYLWDGISEFVAVAEAESFTLAAQRLNISTAHVSRQVSALENRLGTKLFYRTTRKVSLTEEGTIYYRHCRQLQTGLEEAERAISNLKDSPQGLVKLTAPVAYGEKFIMPLLNDFMVQYPSVEFSVDLTNRTLDLIEGGYDLAIRLGKLADSSLMAKPLSSRTHYVAASPSYVEKYGQPHTLSELSQHNCLIGNHNYWRFVENGRERNIKVRGNLNCNSGYALRDAALKGIGIVQLPDYYIEEDIQAGRLLSLLDGHREAKEGIWALYPQNRHLSAKIRVLVDYLAEKLIEQD, translated from the coding sequence ATGTATCTCTGGGATGGCATTTCTGAATTTGTCGCAGTGGCTGAGGCTGAAAGTTTTACCTTAGCGGCGCAGCGACTGAATATCTCTACCGCCCACGTGAGCCGCCAAGTCAGCGCCTTAGAGAATCGCCTCGGCACTAAGCTGTTTTACCGCACTACTCGTAAAGTGTCGCTAACCGAAGAAGGCACCATTTATTATCGTCATTGCCGCCAATTACAAACCGGGTTGGAAGAAGCCGAGCGCGCCATCTCAAACCTAAAGGACTCACCCCAAGGCTTAGTCAAACTCACGGCGCCCGTGGCCTATGGCGAGAAATTTATCATGCCGTTACTCAATGATTTTATGGTACAATATCCCAGTGTTGAGTTTAGTGTCGACCTCACTAATCGCACCTTGGACTTGATTGAAGGTGGTTACGATCTGGCCATTCGCCTCGGTAAACTCGCCGATTCGAGTTTAATGGCTAAACCGCTCAGCAGCCGCACTCACTATGTGGCCGCCTCACCGAGTTATGTGGAAAAATACGGCCAGCCCCATACCTTATCTGAACTTAGTCAGCACAATTGCTTGATTGGTAATCACAATTACTGGCGCTTTGTGGAGAATGGCCGCGAGCGCAATATCAAAGTGCGCGGCAATCTCAATTGTAACAGCGGCTACGCATTAAGGGATGCGGCACTAAAGGGAATTGGTATAGTACAACTGCCTGATTATTATATTGAAGAAGATATTCAAGCAGGACGTTTACTGTCCTTACTCGACGGTCACCGCGAAGCCAAAGAAGGCATTTGGGCGCTCTATCCGCAAAACCGCCATTTATCGGCCAAGATCCGCGTATTAGTCGATTACCTCGCCGAAAAACTCATCGAACAGGACTAA
- a CDS encoding S-(hydroxymethyl)glutathione dehydrogenase/class III alcohol dehydrogenase produces the protein MSNEKPQFIKSKAAVAWGPGQPLKIEEVDVMLPKAGEVLVRIVATGVCHTDAFTLSGDDPEGVFPAILGHEGGGIVEQVGEGVTSVQVGDHVIPLYTPECGECKFCLSGKTNLCQKIRATQGKGLMPDGTTRFYLDGKPIFHYMGCSTFSEYTVLPEISLAKVNKSAPLEEICLLGCGVTTGMGAVMNTAKVEEGATVAIFGLGGIGLSAIIGATMAKASRIIAIDINESKFELAKKLGATDCINPKLLDKPIQEVIVEMTDGGVDYSFECIGNVNVMRSALECCHKGWGESVIIGVAGAGQEISTRPFQLVTGRVWRGSAFGGVKGRSELPHIVERYMAGEFKLDDFITHTMGLEQINEAFELMHEGKSIRSVIHFDK, from the coding sequence ATGTCGAACGAAAAACCGCAGTTTATTAAATCAAAGGCCGCTGTTGCTTGGGGACCAGGACAACCACTGAAAATTGAAGAAGTGGATGTGATGTTACCAAAAGCGGGCGAAGTCTTAGTGCGCATTGTGGCTACAGGCGTGTGTCACACGGACGCGTTTACCTTGAGCGGTGACGATCCTGAAGGCGTATTCCCAGCAATTCTAGGCCACGAAGGTGGCGGTATCGTTGAGCAAGTGGGCGAGGGCGTGACCAGCGTGCAAGTGGGCGATCATGTGATCCCACTTTATACCCCAGAGTGCGGCGAGTGTAAGTTCTGCCTATCGGGTAAGACTAACCTGTGCCAAAAAATTCGTGCGACCCAAGGTAAAGGCTTAATGCCCGATGGCACCACGCGTTTTTATCTCGATGGCAAACCTATTTTCCATTACATGGGCTGCTCGACTTTCTCTGAATATACTGTGCTGCCTGAAATCTCATTGGCGAAAGTCAATAAGAGCGCGCCATTAGAAGAAATTTGTCTGTTAGGTTGTGGCGTGACCACTGGCATGGGCGCTGTGATGAACACGGCCAAAGTGGAAGAAGGCGCAACCGTGGCTATTTTCGGCCTCGGCGGTATTGGTTTATCGGCGATCATTGGCGCGACTATGGCAAAAGCCAGCCGCATTATCGCCATTGATATCAACGAGTCTAAGTTCGAGTTAGCCAAAAAACTCGGCGCGACCGATTGCATCAACCCTAAATTACTCGATAAGCCCATCCAAGAGGTGATCGTTGAGATGACCGACGGCGGCGTAGATTACTCATTTGAGTGTATCGGCAACGTCAACGTGATGCGCAGCGCTTTAGAGTGTTGTCATAAGGGTTGGGGCGAGTCGGTCATCATCGGTGTTGCCGGTGCTGGGCAAGAGATTTCAACCCGTCCATTCCAATTAGTTACTGGCCGAGTGTGGCGCGGTTCTGCTTTTGGCGGCGTGAAAGGGCGTTCTGAACTACCACACATTGTTGAGCGTTACATGGCGGGTGAGTTTAAGCTCGATGACTTTATCACGCACACTATGGGGCTGGAGCAAATCAATGAAGCGTTCGAGCTGATGCACGAAGGTAAAAGCATCCGTAGCGTGATCCATTTTGATAAATAA
- the fghA gene encoding S-formylglutathione hydrolase, translating into MTIENISCNKSFGGWHKQYRHQSQSLNCEMRFAIYLPPEAVNKPVPVLYWLSGLTCTDENFMQKAGAQRMAAELGMAIVAPDTSPRGDDVPDAADKAYDLGLGAGFYLNATKAPWNRHYKMYDYIVHELPALIEAHFPVTTQRAISGHSMGGHGALVIGLSNPHRYSSISAFSPISNPSNAPWGIKAFSEYLGENREHWRQYDACELLKLAIAEVPVMIDQGEADSFLDTQLMPQSLVDIANAKGYPLDVRMQAGYDHSYYFIASFIEEHLKFHSLYFKP; encoded by the coding sequence ATGACCATAGAAAATATCAGTTGTAACAAGAGTTTCGGCGGTTGGCATAAGCAATATCGCCATCAATCTCAGTCGTTAAACTGCGAGATGCGCTTTGCGATTTATCTGCCACCTGAAGCGGTGAATAAACCTGTGCCTGTGCTGTATTGGCTCTCAGGCTTAACCTGCACCGATGAAAACTTTATGCAGAAGGCAGGCGCCCAGCGCATGGCGGCTGAGCTTGGGATGGCGATTGTTGCCCCTGATACTAGTCCTCGCGGTGATGATGTGCCCGATGCAGCGGACAAAGCCTACGATTTAGGCTTAGGAGCTGGGTTCTACCTCAATGCGACCAAGGCACCGTGGAATCGACACTACAAAATGTACGATTACATTGTCCACGAGTTGCCCGCGTTGATTGAAGCGCATTTTCCGGTGACTACCCAGCGCGCCATCTCTGGCCATTCGATGGGCGGCCATGGTGCTTTGGTGATTGGCCTGAGTAATCCGCACAGATACAGCTCTATTTCGGCCTTTAGTCCGATTTCGAATCCGAGTAATGCGCCTTGGGGCATTAAAGCCTTCAGTGAGTATTTAGGTGAGAATCGTGAACACTGGCGCCAGTACGATGCTTGTGAGTTGCTCAAGCTCGCCATTGCCGAGGTGCCAGTTATGATTGACCAAGGTGAAGCCGATAGCTTTTTAGACACCCAATTGATGCCACAATCGCTAGTGGACATTGCCAATGCTAAGGGTTATCCCTTAGATGTGCGGATGCAAGCGGGGTACGATCACAGCTACTACTTCATCGCGAGTTTTATTGAAGAACACCTTAAGTTCCATAGTTTGTACTTTAAGCCCTGA
- a CDS encoding L-serine ammonia-lyase, which produces MISVFDMFKIGIGPSSSHTVGPMKAGKIFMQNLTDSGLVTQIDELRAELFGSLGQTGKGHGTGKAVILGLMGEDPETVDTDSIDGILEHVSKDETLTLHCGKVVKFTREQGITYHRRKTLPAHANAMTLYAYCKDECIFERTYYSVGGGFILDEDEISQRNASPASPIEAAPFDFGSAAQLLELCGEQGLSISSLMMANELSLATEDEVKAKLWNIWQTMKTCIERGYQKEGILPGGLKLRRRAPALYRRLKAEGRNNVDPLTAMDWVDLFALSVNEQNAAGDRVVTAPTNGAAGIIPAVLCYYDTFVQEVDIDVCARYLLTAAAIGILYKKNASISGAEVGCQGEVGVACSMAAGALTEIMGGTIEHVENAAEIGMEHNLGLTCDPVGGLVQVPCIERNAMGAIKAINASRMALRGDGHHKVSLDKVIKTMMDTGRDMRSKYKETAKGGLAVNIVEC; this is translated from the coding sequence ATGATTAGCGTATTTGACATGTTCAAGATCGGCATAGGTCCATCGAGTTCACATACCGTCGGCCCAATGAAAGCGGGCAAAATTTTTATGCAAAACCTGACTGACTCAGGACTCGTGACCCAGATTGATGAATTAAGAGCCGAGCTCTTTGGCTCCCTCGGCCAAACAGGCAAAGGCCACGGCACTGGCAAAGCAGTGATTTTAGGCTTAATGGGTGAAGATCCAGAAACCGTAGATACTGACAGTATCGACGGCATTTTAGAGCACGTCTCCAAGGACGAAACCTTAACTCTGCACTGTGGCAAAGTGGTTAAATTTACCCGCGAGCAAGGCATTACCTACCACAGACGTAAAACCTTGCCAGCACACGCCAACGCCATGACCTTATACGCTTATTGTAAAGATGAGTGTATTTTCGAGCGCACTTATTATTCTGTCGGCGGCGGCTTTATCTTAGATGAAGACGAAATCAGCCAACGTAACGCATCACCTGCATCACCAATCGAAGCAGCCCCTTTTGATTTTGGTAGCGCAGCACAATTATTAGAATTGTGTGGCGAGCAAGGTCTGAGCATTTCTTCTTTGATGATGGCGAACGAACTGAGTTTAGCCACAGAAGATGAAGTCAAAGCCAAGCTGTGGAACATTTGGCAGACCATGAAAACCTGTATCGAACGCGGTTATCAAAAAGAAGGCATTTTACCTGGTGGCTTAAAACTGCGTCGCCGCGCCCCTGCCCTGTACCGTCGTTTGAAAGCAGAAGGCCGTAACAACGTCGACCCATTAACCGCAATGGATTGGGTCGATTTATTCGCCCTGTCGGTCAACGAGCAAAATGCAGCCGGCGATCGCGTCGTGACGGCACCCACAAACGGCGCTGCGGGAATTATCCCTGCAGTATTATGCTATTACGATACCTTCGTACAAGAAGTGGATATCGATGTCTGCGCCCGTTACCTATTAACCGCCGCCGCGATTGGTATTTTGTACAAGAAGAATGCCTCAATTTCTGGCGCCGAAGTGGGTTGCCAAGGTGAAGTTGGCGTAGCCTGTTCTATGGCTGCTGGCGCACTGACTGAAATCATGGGCGGCACGATTGAGCACGTTGAAAACGCAGCTGAAATCGGCATGGAACATAACTTAGGCTTAACCTGCGATCCTGTGGGCGGCCTAGTGCAAGTGCCTTGTATCGAACGTAATGCCATGGGCGCGATCAAAGCGATCAACGCCTCTCGTATGGCCCTACGCGGTGACGGTCACCATAAGGTTTCACTGGATAAAGTGATCAAAACCATGATGGATACCGGCAGAGATATGCGCAGCAAATACAAAGAAACCGCCAAAGGCGGCCTAGCAGTCAACATTGTTGAGTGCTAA
- the nagZ gene encoding beta-N-acetylhexosaminidase, with translation MSYLMLDLLSLDVSEAESEMLRHPQVGGLILFSRNFSSRDQLIRLVQQIRQIRPELLIAVDHEGGRVQRFRDGFTVIPAMGDILPAAKGDIALAKRWACELGFLMAIELLACDIDLSFAPVLDLNGVSQVIGKRSFSPEPAEVITLAESFIAGMAAAGMGAVGKHFPGHGSVVADSHYEKPIDDRDAEAIFAKDILPFKDLIAKEKLLGVMPAHVVYPKVDPNSAGFSEYWLKQVLRKELGFNGVIFSDDLGMQGAGFAGDYRARASAALAAGCDMILVCNDNAGVMSLLDGFTWPASAPQHPASLLKPNAAQTAAALDNTARWENAKQLAEQICLAQQAKV, from the coding sequence ATGAGCTATTTAATGTTGGACCTACTGTCGTTGGACGTCAGTGAGGCAGAATCTGAGATGCTACGCCATCCACAGGTGGGTGGTTTAATTCTATTTTCCCGCAATTTTTCAAGCCGTGATCAGTTGATCCGTCTGGTACAACAGATACGCCAAATTCGCCCTGAACTATTAATTGCCGTCGATCATGAGGGCGGTCGAGTACAACGCTTCCGCGATGGCTTTACCGTTATTCCCGCCATGGGCGACATTTTACCCGCAGCAAAAGGTGATATAGCGTTAGCCAAACGCTGGGCCTGTGAGCTCGGTTTCTTGATGGCGATTGAATTACTGGCCTGCGATATCGACTTAAGTTTCGCGCCCGTATTGGACTTAAATGGCGTGAGTCAAGTCATAGGTAAACGCAGCTTTAGCCCAGAGCCTGCCGAGGTGATTACACTGGCCGAAAGCTTTATTGCGGGTATGGCCGCCGCTGGCATGGGCGCTGTGGGTAAACATTTCCCCGGACACGGCAGTGTGGTGGCGGATTCGCACTACGAGAAACCGATTGATGATCGCGATGCCGAGGCGATTTTTGCAAAGGATATCCTGCCGTTTAAAGACTTGATCGCAAAAGAGAAGTTATTAGGCGTGATGCCCGCGCACGTGGTTTATCCTAAAGTCGACCCCAACTCTGCGGGTTTTTCTGAATACTGGCTAAAACAAGTGCTGCGCAAAGAGCTTGGCTTTAACGGGGTGATTTTCTCCGACGATCTTGGCATGCAAGGCGCAGGATTTGCGGGCGATTACCGTGCAAGGGCCAGCGCTGCCTTAGCCGCCGGTTGCGATATGATTTTAGTGTGCAATGACAATGCGGGCGTAATGTCGCTGCTGGATGGTTTTACATGGCCAGCGAGTGCGCCGCAGCATCCTGCAAGTTTACTCAAGCCCAATGCCGCACAAACGGCCGCAGCGCTCGATAATACCGCCCGTTGGGAAAACGCGAAGCAGCTTGCGGAGCAAATTTGTTTGGCCCAACAGGCGAAAGTTTGA
- the ycfP gene encoding alpha/beta hydrolase YcfP, whose product MIFYLHGFDATSPGNHEKMRQLQFIDPDVRLVSYSTLHPKHDMQHLLKEVAKQMKHSDDPAPLMVGVGLGAYWAERIGFLNGLKSVLINPNLHPEENMQGKIDRPEEYADIANKCVSQFREKNTHKAMCIFSVNDEMFDNLQLASELSAYYSIDWDDVQPHKFPQLAAHLPKIKAFKLA is encoded by the coding sequence ATGATTTTCTATCTTCATGGATTTGATGCGACTAGCCCAGGTAATCACGAAAAAATGCGTCAGTTGCAATTTATCGACCCTGACGTACGTTTGGTCAGTTACAGCACCTTGCACCCTAAGCACGACATGCAACACTTGCTCAAGGAAGTCGCCAAGCAAATGAAGCATAGCGACGATCCCGCGCCGTTAATGGTCGGCGTGGGACTCGGCGCTTATTGGGCCGAACGCATTGGATTTTTGAATGGTCTTAAATCTGTGCTGATTAACCCCAATTTGCACCCAGAAGAGAATATGCAGGGCAAGATTGACCGCCCAGAAGAATATGCCGATATTGCCAATAAGTGCGTGTCGCAATTTCGTGAAAAGAATACCCACAAGGCCATGTGCATATTCTCAGTGAATGATGAGATGTTCGATAATCTGCAACTCGCCAGTGAATTAAGCGCCTATTATTCGATTGATTGGGATGACGTTCAGCCCCACAAATTCCCCCAACTCGCCGCACATCTGCCCAAAATAAAAGCCTTTAAATTGGCTTGA
- a CDS encoding DUF4365 domain-containing protein: MKISNSSKTDRLGVQSVGYKFERIGYVFREQTVADFGIDAQIELVDENSATGRLIAVQIKSGKSWFKESNDRGYVYRGDMSHLDYWLHHSLPVLIVLCDVDEDECYWQVVTPNTVTYTKTAWKIEIPKNQKINAGMHVDMKRLVRKMPVHKNYTISSIEENSHNAAKRYSLRVVLNKEHTQAELIDVVKNCTLEAINCEYHRSEITRNRWSGTAAHVVWLLVYPTSEDEKNNNYICRSEWFSDSLDANFLPMSHGGEDIGLNIKVEWDDNYLSNSRFNAENSICKEKFVLETTGIKNLVEPLVCELSSKLKDYDSGRLEFGGIISVLHSYFPKINRLYNAGLGIGLSPYECKEVSTKFQSLIAHADNICLLAYHGVERNEEINEWQVVFNAKSQLSYYIEATEGFEFELKKVQ, encoded by the coding sequence GTGAAGATTTCAAATAGTTCCAAAACAGATCGTCTTGGTGTTCAAAGTGTTGGTTACAAATTTGAGCGCATTGGTTATGTATTTAGAGAACAGACGGTCGCCGACTTTGGTATTGATGCACAAATAGAACTTGTCGATGAAAATAGTGCTACTGGTAGATTGATAGCTGTTCAGATTAAATCTGGTAAATCTTGGTTCAAAGAAAGCAACGACCGAGGCTATGTTTACCGAGGAGACATGTCGCATTTAGATTATTGGCTTCATCACTCACTTCCCGTATTAATTGTCTTATGTGATGTTGATGAAGATGAATGTTATTGGCAAGTTGTCACACCAAATACTGTCACTTATACCAAGACTGCATGGAAAATAGAAATACCCAAAAATCAAAAAATTAATGCGGGAATGCATGTGGACATGAAGAGGCTAGTTCGAAAAATGCCTGTCCACAAGAATTACACCATCTCATCAATTGAAGAAAATAGCCATAACGCAGCGAAGAGGTACTCGCTGAGGGTTGTGCTGAACAAAGAGCATACTCAGGCGGAACTAATCGATGTAGTAAAGAATTGCACCCTTGAAGCGATTAATTGTGAATATCATCGGAGCGAAATTACGCGAAACCGTTGGAGTGGAACAGCAGCACACGTAGTATGGCTTCTTGTGTATCCAACGTCGGAAGATGAAAAGAACAACAATTATATTTGCCGTTCTGAATGGTTCTCTGACAGTTTAGATGCGAATTTCCTTCCCATGTCTCACGGAGGGGAAGACATTGGTTTAAACATCAAGGTAGAGTGGGACGATAACTATCTCTCTAACTCCCGATTCAATGCCGAGAATAGCATCTGTAAAGAGAAGTTCGTTTTGGAGACGACTGGGATTAAGAATTTGGTTGAACCTCTTGTTTGCGAATTGAGTTCAAAGCTAAAAGATTATGATTCAGGTCGTTTGGAGTTTGGCGGGATTATTTCTGTCTTGCATTCTTACTTCCCTAAGATCAATAGGTTATATAATGCAGGTTTGGGAATTGGCCTATCTCCATATGAATGTAAAGAAGTTAGTACTAAGTTTCAGAGTCTTATTGCTCATGCTGATAATATCTGCTTACTCGCATACCATGGTGTCGAACGTAACGAAGAGATCAACGAATGGCAGGTAGTCTTTAACGCAAAGAGCCAACTCAGTTACTATATTGAAGCAACTGAAGGATTTGAGTTCGAACTGAAAAAGGTGCAATAG
- a CDS encoding toxin-antitoxin system YwqK family antitoxin, producing MRVLLLLSALLMSFNLSAERILLDQEWRLSDVPGEAIYYLEQAPTEQDGEWPVQLFYLETDKPVFKGSVNNPNLVESFIVGDFEFFYPDGQLSRKGSSDAQGHYQGTHLHYWEDGALSGEYHYQNGQLNGEQKSYYQNGQLQRHEHRVNGAELGLSQSYHANGLLASRANYGANGMEGRYESFYDNGKPEQSVNMVAGKYQGERLYWTKEGWLYTKEFYLNGKMHGEVLSYQAADILQEIKHYQHGKQVGNQQRFKGPGLLAMQQEYDNDGREIQYITYDNAGNVATQTDTQYLAKGRISTEQRFDATGKLTHQYQRDTAKNWSLRQRFDSAGELIERDEQLKGQYDGLYIGIGWNGAVQRASYSKGQMHGAYREDNVEDGSFVSGQYHLGLKVGKWVTQTRDTTRNEQFNQQGELSGEQTEIAADGTIMRREFYKNAKLHGAYLLRGFDKQLQAQGQYVNGQREGQWLLQDESSYSMVKLWHGHYKAGHEVGHWQAFSANGHLLGQTQYDDKGQLQGKGYSFNEDGSLLQSDEYLDNQLHGRSVYYFNGEPSSEYRYQNGQMISD from the coding sequence ATGCGAGTCTTATTACTATTATCTGCGCTACTTATGTCGTTTAATTTGTCGGCTGAGCGAATTTTACTCGACCAAGAATGGCGGCTTAGCGATGTGCCGGGCGAAGCCATTTATTATCTGGAGCAAGCGCCGACAGAACAAGATGGCGAGTGGCCAGTGCAGCTATTTTATTTAGAAACGGATAAACCGGTTTTTAAGGGCAGTGTCAACAATCCCAATTTAGTCGAGAGTTTTATCGTTGGCGATTTCGAGTTTTTCTACCCCGACGGTCAATTGTCTCGCAAGGGCAGCAGCGATGCGCAAGGACATTATCAGGGCACGCATCTGCATTATTGGGAAGACGGAGCGCTCTCGGGAGAGTACCACTACCAGAATGGCCAGCTGAACGGCGAGCAGAAAAGCTATTATCAAAATGGCCAACTGCAGCGCCATGAGCATCGCGTGAATGGGGCTGAATTAGGCTTATCGCAAAGTTATCATGCCAACGGCCTGCTGGCATCGCGCGCAAACTATGGTGCGAACGGTATGGAAGGGCGATATGAAAGCTTCTATGACAATGGTAAGCCAGAGCAAAGCGTGAATATGGTGGCGGGAAAATACCAAGGTGAGCGACTGTATTGGACTAAAGAGGGCTGGTTATACACCAAAGAGTTTTACCTGAATGGAAAAATGCACGGAGAAGTGTTGAGTTATCAGGCCGCAGACATTCTGCAAGAGATCAAACATTATCAGCATGGCAAGCAGGTAGGAAACCAGCAGCGTTTTAAAGGGCCAGGGCTGTTAGCCATGCAGCAAGAGTACGATAATGATGGCCGTGAAATACAGTATATTACCTATGATAATGCTGGCAATGTCGCCACTCAAACCGATACTCAATATCTTGCAAAAGGCCGGATTAGCACTGAACAGCGCTTCGATGCCACTGGAAAGTTAACCCATCAATATCAGCGTGATACTGCGAAAAACTGGAGTTTACGTCAGCGCTTCGACTCTGCAGGTGAATTGATTGAACGCGATGAACAACTCAAGGGGCAATACGATGGCTTGTATATCGGGATTGGCTGGAATGGCGCTGTCCAACGTGCGAGCTATAGCAAAGGTCAAATGCACGGTGCCTATCGGGAAGATAATGTAGAGGACGGCAGTTTTGTCAGCGGCCAATACCACTTAGGTTTAAAGGTCGGCAAGTGGGTCACGCAAACCCGTGACACGACGCGCAATGAGCAGTTTAACCAACAAGGTGAGTTGAGTGGCGAACAAACAGAAATTGCAGCCGATGGCACGATAATGCGCCGAGAGTTTTATAAAAACGCTAAGTTACATGGCGCATATTTACTGCGTGGTTTTGATAAACAGCTGCAAGCCCAAGGTCAGTATGTTAACGGTCAGCGTGAAGGCCAATGGCTGCTGCAAGATGAAAGCAGCTACAGCATGGTTAAGCTCTGGCATGGTCACTATAAAGCAGGACACGAAGTGGGTCACTGGCAAGCCTTTTCCGCCAACGGCCATTTATTAGGGCAGACGCAGTATGATGATAAAGGTCAATTGCAGGGTAAAGGTTACAGTTTTAACGAAGATGGCAGCCTGCTACAAAGTGATGAGTATCTTGATAATCAACTGCACGGCAGGTCGGTGTATTACTTTAATGGCGAACCCTCATCCGAGTATCGCTATCAAAATGGTCAGATGATCAGCGACTAG
- a CDS encoding acylphosphatase, with protein MKRVLISLTGKVQGVGCRHATLTKARALGVTGYVTNCRDGSVEVLAQGSDIAVNNLIAWCEVGVPCTEGLTVTVGEDEADDIYLDFSIVQS; from the coding sequence ATGAAGCGTGTATTGATAAGTTTAACGGGTAAAGTACAAGGTGTGGGTTGTCGGCATGCGACCTTGACTAAGGCCAGAGCCTTGGGCGTGACAGGCTATGTCACCAATTGCCGTGATGGTAGTGTCGAAGTATTAGCCCAAGGCAGTGATATTGCGGTGAATAACTTGATTGCTTGGTGCGAAGTGGGCGTGCCTTGTACCGAGGGATTAACTGTCACTGTGGGAGAAGACGAAGCCGATGATATCTACCTCGACTTCTCCATAGTACAGTCTTAA
- a CDS encoding peptidoglycan binding protein CsiV — protein MLRKLAVSIATLIALSYSQVVQAEAWFEVEVYVFERQSQSTEQWPDTPIKTKTDKAIDLISPAVAQVITPMASESAPCTLVFDADANSHCAESLNGEPTSEPVAAAPTSVEYRYPPVIPSEISSATTSYASANGGPVLLARSQSQFASIINSISRERGTRSLLHMAWQQPMRGKSGSVPIRLFAGKDFSDTYHFDGRKIVTPTQTEPMINADGTPMLAPVVSPVWELDGTLNIYLSHYLYIETALNMRKEGRKLLPAMPSDAADTSATLTAPKVMTPFLMSVPLEQNRRVKSEEIHYLDHPEMGMVIQIRKMAQPSAQQKSQNAESIQTVGQY, from the coding sequence GTGTTACGTAAACTCGCGGTCTCTATCGCTACCCTCATTGCACTATCGTACAGTCAGGTGGTCCAAGCTGAAGCTTGGTTCGAAGTTGAAGTCTATGTATTTGAACGCCAAAGTCAGTCAACTGAGCAATGGCCAGATACGCCGATCAAGACGAAAACCGATAAAGCGATAGACTTGATCTCTCCAGCGGTTGCACAAGTCATCACCCCAATGGCGAGTGAGTCGGCGCCTTGTACGCTAGTATTTGATGCCGATGCCAATAGCCACTGCGCTGAAAGCTTAAACGGTGAGCCAACGTCTGAGCCTGTAGCCGCCGCGCCGACCAGTGTCGAATATCGCTATCCGCCAGTGATCCCATCAGAAATCAGCAGCGCAACGACCAGCTATGCCAGCGCCAATGGTGGCCCAGTGTTATTAGCACGCAGCCAAAGCCAGTTCGCGAGCATTATCAATAGCATCTCCCGTGAACGCGGCACGCGCAGTTTACTGCACATGGCGTGGCAACAACCGATGCGCGGCAAAAGTGGTTCTGTGCCTATTCGTTTATTTGCGGGTAAAGATTTCTCGGATACCTATCATTTTGATGGCAGAAAAATTGTTACGCCAACTCAAACAGAACCTATGATCAATGCCGATGGCACGCCTATGCTTGCACCTGTGGTCTCACCGGTTTGGGAATTAGATGGCACGTTAAATATCTACTTGAGCCACTATTTGTATATTGAAACTGCACTGAATATGCGCAAAGAAGGCAGAAAGCTATTACCAGCAATGCCAAGCGATGCCGCCGATACCAGCGCAACACTCACGGCACCTAAAGTCATGACTCCGTTTTTAATGTCAGTGCCATTGGAGCAAAACCGCCGGGTGAAGAGTGAGGAAATCCATTATTTAGATCACCCCGAAATGGGCATGGTGATCCAAATTCGTAAGATGGCACAACCTAGTGCACAGCAAAAAAGTCAGAATGCCGAATCCATACAAACGGTTGGGCAATACTGA